From Streptomyces qinzhouensis, one genomic window encodes:
- a CDS encoding VWA domain-containing protein yields MTTEDITDAAGERLRRWRLVLGGDSADGTGCALGGRDQAMDATLAALYGGGDGSGTGRRGSGRGAGLGASAPSVARWLGDIRTYFPSSVVQVMQRDAIDRLDLSALLLEPEMLEAVEADVHLVGTLLSLNRAMPETTKETARAVVRKVVEKLEKQLATRTRSTLTGALDRSARISRPRHRDIDWDRTIRANLKNYLPEYRTVVPERLVGYGRASQAVKKEVVLCIDQSGSMAASVVYASVFGAVLASMRSIATRLVVFDTAVVDLTDQLDDPVDVLFGTQLGGGTDINRALAYCQERITRPADTVVVLISDLYEGGIRDEMLKRVAAMKAAGVQFVALLALSDEGAPAYDREHAAALAALGAPAFACTPDLFPDVMAAAIERRPLPIPEAATG; encoded by the coding sequence ATGACCACCGAAGACATCACGGACGCCGCGGGAGAGCGGCTGCGGCGCTGGCGACTGGTGCTCGGCGGCGACTCCGCGGACGGCACCGGCTGTGCGCTCGGCGGCCGCGACCAGGCCATGGACGCCACCCTCGCCGCGCTCTACGGCGGCGGGGACGGCTCCGGGACCGGCCGCAGGGGCTCCGGCCGGGGAGCCGGGCTCGGCGCCTCCGCGCCCTCCGTCGCCCGCTGGCTCGGCGACATCCGTACGTACTTCCCCAGCTCCGTCGTGCAGGTCATGCAGCGTGACGCCATCGACCGGCTGGATCTGTCGGCCCTGCTCCTGGAGCCGGAGATGCTGGAGGCGGTCGAGGCCGACGTCCATCTCGTCGGCACCCTCCTCTCCCTCAACCGGGCCATGCCCGAGACGACCAAGGAGACCGCCCGCGCCGTGGTCCGCAAGGTCGTCGAGAAACTGGAGAAGCAGCTCGCCACCCGGACCAGATCGACCCTGACGGGCGCGCTCGACCGCTCCGCCCGGATCAGCCGCCCCCGGCACCGGGACATCGACTGGGACCGGACGATCCGGGCCAACCTCAAGAACTACCTCCCCGAGTACCGCACGGTCGTCCCCGAGCGTCTCGTCGGATACGGCCGTGCCTCCCAGGCGGTCAAGAAGGAGGTGGTGCTCTGCATCGACCAATCGGGTTCCATGGCGGCCTCGGTGGTCTACGCGTCCGTGTTCGGTGCCGTCCTCGCCTCGATGCGGTCCATCGCCACCCGGCTGGTCGTCTTCGACACCGCCGTGGTGGATCTGACCGACCAGCTCGACGATCCGGTCGACGTCCTCTTCGGCACCCAGCTCGGCGGCGGCACGGACATCAACCGGGCGCTCGCCTACTGCCAGGAGCGCATCACCCGCCCCGCGGACACCGTGGTGGTGCTGATCAGCGATTTGTACGAGGGCGGTATCCGGGACGAGATGCTGAAGCGGGTCGCGGCGATGAAAGCCGCCGGAGTGCAGTTCGTGGCCCTGCTCGCCCTCTCCGACGAGGGCGCCCCCGCCTACGACCGGGAGCACGCGGCCGCCCTGGCGGCGCTGGGCGCACCGGCCTTCGCCTGCACCCCGGACCTCTTCCCCGATGTCATGGCGGCCGCCATCGAGCGGCGCCCGCTGCCGATACCGGAGGCCGCGACGGGCTGA
- the sucC gene encoding ADP-forming succinate--CoA ligase subunit beta — protein MDLFEYQARDLFAKHGVPVLAGEVIDTPDAARAATERLGGKSVVKAQVKVGGRGKAGGVKLATSPDDAVEKAGQILGLDIKGHTVHKVMIAETAPEIAEEYYVSYLLDRTNRTFLAMASVEGGMDIEEVAATKPEALAKIPVDANEGVTPEKAAEIVAAAKFPAEVADQVADILVTLWKTFIAEDALLVEVNPLAKVADGRVLALDGKVSLDANADFRQPGHEALEDKDAANPLEAAAKAKNLNYVKLDGEVGIIGNGAGLVMSTLDVVAYAGEAHDGVKPANFLDIGGGASAEVMANGLEIILGDPDVKSVFVNVFGGITACDEVANGIVQALELLKAKGEDVTKPLVVRLDGNNAELGRKILSDANHPLVQRVDTMDGAADKAAELAAAAAK, from the coding sequence GTGGACCTGTTCGAGTACCAGGCGAGGGACCTCTTCGCCAAGCACGGTGTACCGGTGCTGGCCGGTGAAGTCATCGACACGCCTGACGCGGCGCGCGCGGCGACCGAGCGGCTGGGCGGCAAGTCCGTCGTCAAGGCCCAGGTCAAGGTCGGCGGCCGGGGCAAGGCCGGCGGCGTCAAGCTCGCCACCAGCCCGGACGACGCGGTCGAGAAGGCCGGTCAGATCCTCGGCCTGGACATCAAGGGCCACACGGTCCACAAGGTGATGATCGCGGAGACCGCGCCCGAGATCGCCGAGGAGTACTACGTCTCGTACCTCCTCGACCGCACCAACCGCACCTTCCTGGCCATGGCCTCCGTCGAGGGCGGCATGGACATCGAGGAGGTCGCGGCCACCAAGCCCGAGGCCCTCGCCAAGATCCCGGTCGACGCCAACGAGGGCGTCACCCCGGAGAAGGCCGCCGAGATCGTCGCCGCCGCGAAGTTCCCGGCCGAGGTCGCGGACCAGGTCGCCGACATCCTGGTGACCCTCTGGAAGACCTTCATCGCCGAGGACGCGCTCCTCGTCGAGGTCAACCCGCTCGCCAAGGTCGCCGACGGCCGGGTGCTGGCGCTGGACGGCAAGGTCTCCCTCGACGCCAACGCCGACTTCCGCCAGCCGGGGCACGAGGCGCTGGAGGACAAGGACGCGGCCAACCCGCTGGAGGCCGCGGCCAAGGCCAAGAACCTCAACTACGTCAAGCTCGACGGCGAGGTCGGCATCATCGGCAACGGTGCCGGTCTGGTGATGTCCACCCTGGACGTCGTCGCCTACGCGGGCGAGGCCCACGACGGCGTCAAGCCGGCCAACTTCCTCGACATCGGCGGCGGTGCCTCCGCCGAGGTCATGGCGAACGGCCTGGAGATCATCCTCGGCGACCCGGACGTCAAGTCCGTGTTCGTCAACGTCTTCGGCGGCATCACCGCCTGTGACGAGGTCGCCAACGGCATCGTCCAGGCGCTGGAGCTGCTCAAGGCCAAGGGCGAGGACGTCACCAAGCCGCTGGTGGTCCGCCTCGACGGCAACAACGCGGAGCTGGGGCGCAAGATCCTCTCCGACGCCAACCACCCGCTGGTGCAGCGCGTGGACACGATGGACGGCGCCGCCGACAAGGCCGCCGAGCTCGCCGCGGCCGCCGCGAAGTAA
- the sucD gene encoding succinate--CoA ligase subunit alpha has translation MAIFLTKDSKVIVQGMTGATGMKHTRLMLGDGTNIVGGVNPRKAGTTVDFDGTSVPVFGTVAEAMKETGADVSVLFVPPAFAKAAVVEAIDAEIPLAVVITEGIAVHDSAAFWAYAVAKGNKTRIIGPNCPGLITPGQSNAGIIPGDITKPGKIGLVSKSGTLTYQMMYELRDIGFTSAVGIGGDPVIGTTHIDALAAFEADPETELIVMIGEIGGDAEERAADFIKENVTKPVVGYVAGFTAPEGKTMGHAGAIVSGSSGTAQAKKEALEAAGVQVGKTPTETAKLARAILSA, from the coding sequence ATGGCTATCTTCCTGACCAAGGACAGCAAGGTCATCGTCCAGGGCATGACCGGTGCCACGGGCATGAAGCACACCCGGCTGATGCTGGGTGACGGCACCAACATCGTCGGCGGTGTGAACCCCCGCAAGGCCGGTACGACCGTCGACTTCGACGGCACCTCCGTACCCGTCTTCGGCACGGTCGCCGAGGCGATGAAGGAGACCGGCGCCGATGTGTCGGTCCTCTTCGTGCCTCCGGCCTTCGCCAAGGCCGCCGTGGTCGAGGCGATCGACGCCGAGATCCCGCTCGCCGTCGTGATCACCGAGGGCATCGCGGTCCACGACTCCGCCGCCTTCTGGGCGTACGCCGTCGCCAAGGGCAACAAGACCCGGATCATCGGCCCGAACTGCCCCGGTCTGATCACCCCCGGCCAGTCCAACGCGGGCATCATCCCGGGCGACATCACCAAGCCCGGCAAGATCGGCCTGGTCTCCAAGTCCGGCACGCTGACCTACCAGATGATGTACGAGCTGCGCGACATCGGCTTCACGTCGGCGGTCGGCATCGGCGGTGACCCGGTCATCGGCACCACCCACATCGACGCCCTCGCGGCCTTCGAGGCCGACCCGGAGACCGAGCTGATCGTGATGATCGGCGAGATCGGCGGTGACGCCGAGGAGCGTGCGGCGGACTTCATCAAGGAGAACGTCACCAAGCCGGTCGTCGGCTATGTCGCGGGCTTCACCGCCCCCGAGGGCAAGACGATGGGCCACGCCGGTGCCATCGTGTCGGGCTCCTCCGGCACCGCGCAGGCGAAGAAGGAGGCCCTGGAGGCCGCGGGCGTCCAGGTCGGCAAGACCCCGACCGAGACGGCGAAGCTCGCGCGGGCGATCCTCTCGGCGTAA
- a CDS encoding sigma factor-like helix-turn-helix DNA-binding protein, protein MTRRPSSSSSPSPSSPPPSRPPSQTPLPAPKERRRLREERSMSEEQIARALGVTKATVRAWESGRGEPRGRRREAYAKLLAPPEASSAPARPPAEQQNGEAPLTAPAGGDAAAPGPGGAARPDGAADPTGAPASAPASTPVRAAGGRAPVSGLSPAGAAALAAARGPAEAFDALYAHCAPGLVRQTYLLTGRLQLAHESVERAFHIAWQQWPDIARDRDPVGWVRSAAYELALSPWHRLRPAHRHADSPPLDRAGRELLAVLLHLPPPYRRTVLLYDGLGLDLPETAAETEASTPAAANRLLHARAAVAAELPELADPEALRDRLAALLTDGGPVPQPAPAADVRTTGERRAWFWTRLALTVTVVIMSATGMTLATAPTRYIPEVAPGQRVGGVPGHAGPQRLTPRDMALREMLRAEPAAGPGRLVPEPR, encoded by the coding sequence ATGACCCGGAGACCTTCTTCCTCGTCCTCGCCCTCCCCCTCCTCCCCGCCGCCCTCGCGGCCGCCTTCGCAAACGCCGCTGCCCGCCCCGAAGGAACGGCGCAGGCTCCGTGAGGAGCGGTCGATGAGCGAAGAGCAGATCGCCCGGGCGCTGGGCGTGACCAAGGCGACGGTAAGGGCCTGGGAGAGCGGCCGGGGCGAACCGCGCGGGCGCCGACGGGAGGCGTACGCCAAGCTGCTCGCGCCGCCGGAAGCCTCCAGCGCCCCCGCCCGGCCCCCTGCCGAACAGCAGAACGGGGAAGCGCCGCTGACGGCCCCGGCGGGGGGCGACGCGGCTGCCCCGGGCCCGGGCGGCGCGGCCCGGCCGGACGGGGCGGCCGACCCGACCGGGGCCCCGGCATCGGCACCGGCCTCCACGCCGGTCCGGGCGGCCGGGGGCCGCGCACCGGTTTCCGGCCTTTCGCCCGCCGGGGCCGCGGCCCTGGCCGCCGCGCGGGGGCCCGCCGAGGCGTTCGACGCGCTGTACGCGCACTGCGCGCCCGGACTCGTCCGGCAGACGTACCTGCTCACCGGGCGGCTCCAACTGGCGCACGAGTCGGTGGAGCGGGCCTTCCACATCGCCTGGCAGCAGTGGCCGGACATCGCCCGGGACCGGGACCCGGTCGGCTGGGTGCGTTCGGCGGCGTACGAGCTGGCGCTCTCGCCGTGGCACCGGCTGCGGCCCGCGCACCGGCACGCCGACAGTCCGCCGCTGGACCGGGCGGGCCGCGAACTGCTGGCCGTACTGCTGCACCTGCCGCCGCCCTACCGCCGGACCGTCCTGCTCTACGACGGCCTCGGGCTCGACCTGCCGGAGACCGCGGCCGAGACGGAGGCCAGCACCCCGGCCGCGGCCAACCGGCTGCTGCACGCCCGGGCGGCCGTCGCCGCCGAACTGCCCGAGCTCGCCGACCCCGAGGCGCTGCGCGACCGGCTGGCCGCGCTCCTCACGGACGGCGGCCCGGTGCCGCAGCCCGCCCCGGCGGCGGACGTCCGCACGACGGGCGAGCGGCGGGCCTGGTTCTGGACCCGGCTGGCGCTCACCGTGACCGTGGTGATCATGAGTGCGACGGGGATGACGCTGGCGACGGCGCCGACCCGCTACATCCCCGAGGTCGCGCCCGGCCAGCGGGTCGGCGGGGTCCCGGGCCACGCCGGTCCCCAGCGTCTGACCCCGCGGGACATGGCCCTCCGGGAGATGCTCCGCGCCGAACCGGCCGCGGGCCCCGGCCGCCTGGTCCCCGAGCCCCGCTGA
- a CDS encoding DUF6350 family protein, producing MTQTTDHGPALPQTPEPPVLVQGGRRAALMACLVRGATAAGLGLGALTVLVMMVWISSPYHDSGPRGALHVAASLWLLAHGTELVRSDTLYGTAAPVGLVPLLLVALPAWLIHRATRDALVPDGTGLRPTPSPRAAVCGVGLGYLLVGTAAAVYAAGGPIAPGALSAACRLPLVALGAAATGVWAANGRPVGPPPRRLPARLREPLLRAALPGSRVETAARAATAATAVLVGGGALLVATALVWHADATQDSFLHLARIWSGRLAVLLLGIALVPNAAVWAAAYGLGPGFALGTGATATPLALSGDPALPAFPLVAVVPAQGPGTPLNWSSVLVPVAAGLAVAVFGAARGDTVRRRDTAADALLAAAFCAVAVAVLAAAAGGPLGTGRLAEFGPVWWSAGAAALLWTAGIGVPGALVVREWRGRGTGLMAVVRARAAAEAPEPQPPLPAPVPAGATARAAPAGPTAPETVRKPTGRGTAPLRAPKAPAQAKALDVLDTLDAEAEPYDYLPPDGWTGRRTATESTPAAFPVTSVNSVDPARPWAAPPSPWPSAPSPARPPDRPEPAADGDRPES from the coding sequence GTGACCCAGACCACCGATCACGGCCCCGCCCTCCCGCAGACCCCGGAACCCCCGGTCCTGGTGCAGGGCGGCCGGAGAGCAGCCCTCATGGCCTGTCTCGTCCGGGGCGCGACTGCGGCCGGGCTCGGGCTCGGCGCGCTGACCGTCCTGGTGATGATGGTGTGGATCAGCTCTCCGTACCACGACAGCGGACCGCGCGGCGCCCTCCATGTCGCCGCCTCTCTCTGGCTGCTCGCCCACGGTACGGAGCTCGTCCGCTCCGACACCCTCTACGGCACCGCCGCCCCCGTCGGCCTCGTCCCCCTGCTGCTGGTGGCCCTCCCCGCCTGGCTGATCCACCGGGCCACCCGCGACGCCCTCGTCCCGGACGGCACCGGGCTGCGCCCCACCCCGTCACCGCGTGCCGCCGTGTGCGGGGTCGGCCTCGGCTATCTGCTGGTCGGCACCGCCGCCGCGGTGTACGCGGCCGGCGGCCCGATCGCGCCCGGCGCGCTGAGCGCGGCCTGCCGGCTGCCGCTGGTCGCCCTCGGGGCGGCGGCGACGGGGGTATGGGCCGCGAACGGCCGGCCCGTCGGCCCGCCGCCCCGCCGGCTGCCCGCCCGGCTGCGGGAGCCGCTCCTGCGTGCCGCCCTGCCCGGCAGCCGGGTCGAGACGGCCGCCCGGGCCGCGACGGCGGCCACGGCGGTCCTGGTCGGCGGTGGTGCGCTGCTGGTCGCGACCGCGCTGGTCTGGCATGCCGACGCGACCCAGGACTCCTTCCTGCATCTGGCCCGCATCTGGTCGGGGCGGCTCGCGGTGCTGCTGCTCGGTATCGCGCTGGTGCCCAATGCGGCGGTGTGGGCGGCGGCGTACGGGCTCGGCCCCGGATTCGCCCTCGGTACGGGTGCGACCGCGACGCCCCTCGCACTGTCGGGGGATCCGGCGCTGCCCGCCTTCCCGCTGGTCGCGGTCGTGCCGGCGCAGGGGCCGGGGACCCCGCTGAACTGGTCCTCGGTCCTGGTGCCGGTGGCGGCGGGGCTCGCGGTGGCGGTGTTCGGCGCGGCCCGCGGGGACACCGTGCGGCGCCGCGACACGGCGGCGGACGCCCTGCTGGCCGCGGCGTTCTGCGCGGTCGCGGTCGCGGTGCTCGCGGCGGCCGCGGGCGGTCCGCTGGGGACCGGCCGGCTCGCGGAGTTCGGACCGGTGTGGTGGTCGGCGGGGGCGGCGGCACTGCTGTGGACGGCGGGGATCGGGGTGCCGGGGGCGCTGGTGGTACGGGAGTGGCGGGGGAGGGGTACCGGTTTGATGGCGGTGGTACGGGCGAGAGCCGCGGCCGAGGCGCCGGAACCGCAACCGCCGCTTCCGGCCCCGGTCCCGGCGGGAGCCACGGCTCGGGCGGCCCCGGCCGGACCCACGGCGCCCGAAACCGTGAGGAAGCCGACCGGCCGCGGGACCGCACCGCTCCGCGCCCCGAAGGCCCCGGCCCAGGCGAAGGCCCTGGATGTGCTGGACACGCTGGACGCGGAGGCGGAACCGTACGACTATCTGCCGCCGGACGGCTGGACCGGGCGGCGGACGGCCACCGAGAGCACCCCGGCCGCGTTCCCGGTGACCTCGGTGAACTCCGTGGACCCGGCCCGCCCGTGGGCCGCCCCGCCGAGCCCCTGGCCGAGCGCCCCCTCGCCCGCCCGGCCGCCCGACCGCCCGGAACCCGCGGCCGACGGGGACCGGCCGGAGAGCTGA
- the purN gene encoding phosphoribosylglycinamide formyltransferase gives MAPASARPARIVVLVSGSGTNLQALLDAIAADPDGFGARIVAVGADRTGIAGLERAERAGLPTFVCRVKDHPTREAWDRALAEATEAYEPDFVVSAGFMKIVGKEFLARFGGRCVNTHPALLPSFPGAHGVRDALAYGAKVTGCTVHFVDDGVDTGPVIAQGVVTVRDEDDEAALHERIKEIERALLVEVVGRLARDGYRIEGRKVVFP, from the coding sequence GTGGCCCCCGCCTCCGCCCGCCCCGCGCGCATCGTCGTCCTCGTCTCCGGTTCTGGTACGAACCTCCAGGCCCTGCTGGACGCCATCGCCGCCGACCCGGACGGCTTCGGCGCCCGGATCGTCGCCGTCGGGGCCGACCGGACCGGTATCGCCGGTCTGGAGCGGGCCGAGCGCGCCGGACTGCCGACGTTCGTCTGCCGGGTCAAGGACCATCCGACCCGGGAGGCCTGGGACCGCGCGCTGGCCGAGGCCACCGAAGCGTACGAGCCCGACTTCGTCGTCTCGGCCGGCTTCATGAAGATCGTGGGCAAGGAGTTCCTCGCCCGTTTCGGCGGGCGCTGCGTCAATACGCACCCCGCCCTGCTGCCCAGTTTTCCCGGTGCCCACGGGGTGCGGGACGCACTCGCGTACGGCGCCAAGGTCACCGGGTGCACCGTCCACTTCGTCGACGACGGCGTCGACACCGGGCCGGTCATCGCGCAGGGCGTGGTGACGGTCCGGGACGAGGACGACGAAGCCGCTCTGCACGAGCGCATCAAGGAAATCGAGCGCGCGCTGCTCGTCGAGGTCGTCGGCCGACTGGCCCGTGACGGCTATCGCATCGAGGGACGAAAGGTTGTTTTCCCGTGA
- the purH gene encoding bifunctional phosphoribosylaminoimidazolecarboxamide formyltransferase/IMP cyclohydrolase, with product MTVEAPPSGKRPIRRALVSVYDKTGLEELARGLHEAGVQLVSTGSTAGRIAAAGVPVVKVEDLTGFPECLDGRVKTLHPRVHAGILADLRLDAHREQLEELGVEPFDLVVVNLYPFRATVASGAGYDECVEQIDIGGPSMVRAAAKNHPSVAVVTSPGRYADVLAAVADGGFDLTARRGLAAEAFAHTAAYDVEVANWFAAQAPAVDSGGDFPEFLGAAYQRAGVLRYGENPHQGAALYVDGKGGLPGAEQLHGKEMSYNNYTDTEAAWRAAWDHSEPCVAIIKHANPCGIAIGADVAEAHRKAHACDPLSAFGGVIAVNRPVSVAMAEQVAEVFTEVIVAPGYEDGAIEVLAKKKNIRVLRCADAPASPVELKLIEGGALLQAADRLQADGDSPANWTLAAGDPLSEAELAELAFAWRACRAVKSNAILLAKDGASVGVGMGQVNRVDSAKLAVERAGEERARGSYAASDAFFPFPDGAEILIAAGVRAIVQPGGSVRDELVVEAARKAGATMYFTGTRHFFH from the coding sequence GTGACTGTTGAGGCTCCCCCGAGCGGCAAGCGGCCCATCCGGCGGGCGCTGGTCAGCGTGTACGACAAGACCGGTCTGGAGGAGCTCGCCCGCGGTCTGCACGAGGCGGGCGTCCAGCTCGTCTCCACCGGCTCGACCGCCGGGCGAATCGCCGCGGCCGGGGTGCCGGTCGTCAAGGTCGAGGATCTGACCGGCTTCCCGGAGTGCCTGGACGGCCGGGTCAAGACACTGCACCCGCGCGTCCACGCCGGCATCCTCGCCGATCTGCGTCTCGACGCGCACCGCGAGCAGCTGGAGGAACTGGGCGTCGAGCCCTTTGACCTGGTCGTGGTCAACCTCTACCCGTTCCGGGCGACCGTCGCGTCCGGCGCCGGATACGACGAATGCGTCGAGCAGATCGACATCGGCGGTCCGTCGATGGTCCGCGCCGCCGCCAAGAATCACCCCTCGGTCGCGGTCGTCACCAGCCCCGGACGGTACGCGGACGTGCTCGCCGCGGTCGCCGACGGCGGCTTCGACCTGACCGCGCGCCGGGGCCTGGCCGCCGAGGCGTTCGCCCACACCGCCGCGTACGACGTGGAGGTCGCCAACTGGTTCGCGGCCCAGGCCCCGGCGGTGGACTCCGGCGGTGACTTCCCCGAGTTCCTGGGCGCGGCCTACCAGCGGGCCGGGGTGCTGCGGTACGGCGAGAACCCGCACCAGGGCGCCGCGCTGTACGTCGACGGCAAGGGCGGGCTGCCCGGCGCCGAGCAGCTGCACGGCAAGGAGATGTCGTACAACAACTACACGGACACCGAGGCCGCCTGGCGGGCCGCCTGGGACCACAGTGAGCCGTGTGTCGCGATCATCAAGCACGCCAATCCGTGCGGGATCGCGATCGGCGCGGATGTCGCCGAGGCGCACCGCAAGGCGCACGCCTGTGACCCGCTGTCCGCCTTCGGCGGTGTGATCGCGGTCAACCGCCCGGTGTCGGTGGCGATGGCCGAGCAGGTCGCCGAGGTCTTCACCGAGGTCATCGTGGCCCCGGGGTACGAGGACGGCGCGATCGAGGTGCTCGCCAAGAAGAAGAACATCCGGGTGCTGCGGTGCGCGGACGCGCCCGCGTCGCCGGTCGAGCTGAAGCTCATCGAGGGCGGTGCGCTGCTCCAGGCGGCCGACCGGCTCCAGGCCGACGGCGACTCCCCGGCGAACTGGACCCTGGCGGCCGGTGACCCGTTGTCGGAGGCCGAGCTGGCGGAGCTGGCCTTCGCCTGGCGGGCCTGCCGCGCGGTGAAGTCGAACGCGATCCTGCTCGCCAAGGACGGCGCGTCCGTCGGCGTCGGGATGGGCCAGGTCAACCGGGTCGACTCGGCGAAGCTCGCGGTCGAGCGGGCGGGGGAGGAGCGGGCCCGGGGTTCGTACGCCGCGTCCGACGCCTTCTTCCCGTTCCCGGACGGGGCCGAGATCCTGATCGCCGCCGGGGTACGGGCGATTGTCCAGCCGGGCGGTTCGGTGCGGGACGAGCTGGTGGTCGAGGCGGCCCGGAAGGCGGGCGCGACGATGTACTTCACCGGGACGCGCCACTTCTTCCACTGA
- a CDS encoding RDD family protein has protein sequence MSFGDPNNPYGQQPGQGYGQGQGYGQNPGYGQPAGGRPGYGYPQQGQPAYGQPQQPYDQPQYGYPQPPTTPVQPYGGYPGDAGYGGGMPEPAHWGLRLGATLIDGLISSVPYFILNMLAAATDSMTLLMASFVVAIGLFVWLRIQEGSTGQTPGKKALGIKVLRESDGSTIGFGMAFVRQLAHILDAIPCYLGYLWPLWDEKKQTFADKVCATVVIKA, from the coding sequence ATGAGTTTCGGCGACCCCAACAATCCTTACGGCCAGCAGCCCGGCCAGGGCTATGGGCAGGGCCAGGGCTACGGCCAGAACCCGGGTTACGGCCAGCCCGCGGGCGGCCGGCCCGGTTACGGCTACCCGCAGCAGGGCCAGCCCGCTTACGGCCAGCCCCAGCAGCCCTACGACCAGCCGCAGTACGGCTATCCGCAGCCCCCGACCACCCCGGTCCAGCCCTACGGCGGCTACCCCGGGGACGCGGGCTACGGCGGCGGGATGCCGGAGCCGGCGCACTGGGGACTGCGCCTCGGCGCCACGCTGATCGACGGGCTGATCAGCTCGGTCCCGTACTTCATCCTCAATATGCTCGCCGCCGCCACCGATTCGATGACCCTGCTCATGGCGTCCTTCGTGGTCGCCATCGGTCTCTTCGTGTGGCTGCGGATACAGGAGGGCAGCACCGGCCAGACCCCGGGCAAGAAGGCCCTGGGCATCAAGGTGCTGCGGGAGAGCGACGGCTCGACCATCGGCTTCGGCATGGCCTTCGTCCGCCAGCTGGCCCACATCCTGGACGCGATCCCGTGCTACCTCGGCTATCTGTGGCCGCTGTGGGACGAGAAGAAGCAGACCTTCGCCGACAAGGTCTGCGCCACCGTCGTCATCAAGGCCTGA
- a CDS encoding bifunctional methylenetetrahydrofolate dehydrogenase/methenyltetrahydrofolate cyclohydrolase, translating to MTAQILDGKATAAAIKSELTARVAALKEKGVVPGLGTLLVGDDPGSRWYVNGKHRDCAQVGIASIQRELPDTATQEEIEAVVRELNENPECTGYIVQLPLPKGIDTNRVLELMDPAKDADGLHPTSLGRLVLGVPGPLPCTPYGIVQLLRRHGVEINGANVVVVGRGITIGRPMPLVLTRKSENATVTQCHTGTRDLSAHLKQADIIVAAAGVPHLVKPEDVKPGAAVLDVGVSRDENGKIVGDVHPGVAEVAGWVAPNPGGVGPMTRAQLLVNVVEAAERAADAGN from the coding sequence ATGACCGCCCAGATTCTCGATGGCAAGGCCACCGCAGCCGCGATCAAGTCCGAACTGACCGCCCGGGTGGCGGCGCTCAAGGAGAAGGGAGTGGTCCCGGGGCTCGGCACCCTTCTCGTCGGAGACGACCCGGGCAGCCGCTGGTACGTCAACGGCAAGCACCGTGACTGCGCCCAGGTCGGCATCGCGTCGATTCAGCGCGAACTGCCCGACACCGCCACCCAGGAGGAGATCGAGGCGGTCGTCCGGGAACTCAACGAGAACCCCGAGTGCACCGGCTACATCGTCCAGCTCCCGCTCCCCAAGGGCATCGACACCAACCGCGTCCTGGAGCTGATGGACCCGGCCAAGGACGCCGACGGGCTGCACCCGACCAGCCTGGGCCGGCTGGTGCTCGGCGTGCCGGGGCCGCTGCCCTGCACCCCGTACGGCATCGTGCAGTTGCTGCGCCGCCACGGTGTGGAGATCAACGGCGCGAACGTGGTGGTCGTCGGCCGCGGGATCACGATCGGGCGGCCCATGCCGCTGGTGCTCACCCGTAAGTCGGAGAACGCGACGGTGACGCAGTGCCACACCGGTACGCGCGATCTGTCCGCGCATCTGAAGCAGGCGGACATCATCGTCGCCGCTGCCGGGGTGCCGCACCTGGTCAAGCCGGAGGATGTGAAGCCGGGCGCCGCGGTGCTGGACGTCGGCGTCAGCCGGGACGAGAACGGCAAGATCGTCGGGGATGTGCACCCCGGGGTCGCTGAGGTCGCCGGCTGGGTCGCCCCGAACCCGGGCGGCGTCGGCCCGATGACCCGTGCCCAGCTGCTGGTGAACGTGGTCGAGGCGGCGGAGCGCGCGGCCGACGCGGGGAACTGA